A segment of the Flavobacteriales bacterium genome:
AGCCCGGACCACTGGGTGCGATTGAACGGCCGTTTCGCCAGGTATCACCGTCACGGTCTGTTTGAGCGGAACCGGCTGAGGCTCGAGGACGAACTTGGTGGCCTCCGGCGAACTCGACAGGTTCAGCAGCTGCGCGAGGCGTGTGCGGGCCTGTTCCAGATCGGCGCTCACCTGTTGAACACGTGCACGCATCAGCATGGCTTGTGTCCGGGCGGTGGCACGTTGAAGCACGTTGCTTGATCCCAGATCGAAGCGCTGCTCTTCACCTGCAACGGCCAAGGTGTAGATGCTGTCAGCTTCTTCAAGCAGTCGTACTTGTTCACCCAGGATCAGCACGTCGTGATAGGTCTGGTGCACTTGCACGCGCACTTCACGCTGGCGCAAGGCCTGTTCCCAACGGACACCGGCCGCGTTGTGCTTCAGCATCTTCCGCCGTTGCGCATAGACCGTGGGAAAGGACAGGCTCTGCGAGAGGCTGATGCGGTCGTCGTTCGCGTTGGTGTTGACCTGTCCGTACTCGAAGTCGACATTGGTCTGGGGCAGGTCCCATCCACTGCCGATGAGCGCTTCCTCCGCCTCGCTGCGCAGTGCCGCACCCTTCAGGTAGAGGTTGTTCCGCATGGCGCTGTCCACCGCCTGTTCCAGGGTGATGGGCAGCACGGTCGATTGCGTCTGTGCGGCCAGCGGAGCACCAAGCAGGACGAGCAGGATCATGGCCACTGCAGGCTTCGGGCCCTTCGATCGTCCGTTCTTCGGCTTCCGGAAGGCCAGCATGTAGAGCGAGGGCAGCACGAAGAGGGTGAGCAAGGTCGCGGTGATGAGGCCGCCGATGACCACCGTGGCCAGGGGGCGCTGTACTTCCGCGCCAGCCCCGTTGCTCAGGGCCATGGGCAGGAAGCCGAGCGAGGCCACGCTGGCGGTCATCAGCACCGGGCGAAGGCGGTTGGCTGTTCCTGTCCGGATCAGCTCCTTGATGTCCAGTATGCCTTCTTTCATCAGGTGCTCGAACTCACTGATCAGCACGATGCCGTTGAGCACCGCCACACCGAACAAGGCGATGAAGCCCACACCCGCCGATATGCTGAAGGGCATGCCTCTTCCCGCCAAGGCGAACACGCCACCGATCGCGGAGAGCGGCACGGCGCTGAAGACGAGCAGGCTCAGCTTCAGGGAACCGAACGCGAAGTAGAGCAGGAGCAGGATCAGCAACAGGGCCAATGGCACCACCACCACCAGGCGCTTCTTGGCCTCCACGAGGTTCTCGAAGGCCCCGCCATACGTGGTGTAGTACCCAACAGGCAGGTCCAGTTGCGCATCCACCTTGCCCTGCAGTTCCTCCACGATGCTCTGCACATCACGACCGCGGACGTTGAAGCCCACGGTGATCCGGCGCTTCGCATCCTCGCGCTGCACCTGATTAGGACCATCTTCGATGCGCACATCGGCGAGTATCGAGAGCGGTACGGGCTTGCCCATGGGCGTGGGCACCAGCAGGCGCTGCACATCGCTGAGGTCGGACCGGCTCTGGGACCGTGCGCGCACCACCAGGTCGAAGCGCCGTTCACCCTCGAACACCTGCCCCGCAACGCTTCCCGCGAAGGCCGTGCGGACCACATCGTTCACCGCTTCCACGTCCAGCCCGTAGCGTGCCAACGCGGCGCGGTGATGGGTCACCACGATCTGCGGAAGGCCGCCCACCGTCTCCACGTAGAGGTCCTTAGCACCCTCCACGCTGCTCACTAGTTCGCCCAGTTCGTGGGCGTAAGCGGCCAAGGTGTCGAGGTCTTCGCCGTAGATCTTGCACACCACGTCCTGGCGGGCACCGGTCATCAGTTCGTTGAAGCGCATCTGCACGGGGTATTGGAATCCGAAGGTGACGCCGGGCAACACGCTCAGGGTGCTGCCCATCTTCTCGGCCAGTTCATCGAAGGTCTTCGCGCTGGTCCAGTCCTTCTTGGGTTTCAGGATCACCATCATGTCCGCCGCTTCGATGGGCATGGGGTCGGTGGGGATCTCGCCGCTGCCGATCTTGGCCACCACCTTCTCCACTTCGGGGTATTGGTCCTTCAGCATGGCGGCCGCTTTCTGGCAGGTCTCCACGGTGTTGGTCAGGGAGCTTCCGGTGAGCAGGCGCGTGTCGATCGCGAAGTCGCCCTCCTCCAGTTCGGGGATGAACTCGCCGCCCATGGCCGCCATGATGCCGCTGGCCACCACGAGCAACACCACCGCAGCCACCACCACGAGCATGGGTTTCAGGATGGCCTTGTTGAGCCAGGTCCGGTATGAGTTGCCGAGGCGTTCCATCATCCGGTCGGTCCATGTCGCAGGTGGGTTGAGCTTCTTGCTGAGAAACATCGCGCTCATCATGGGTACGTAGGTCAGCGAGAGGATCGCAGCGCCCAGCACAGCGAAGGCCACGGTCTGTGCCATGGGCTTGAACATCTTGCCTTCGATGCCAGACAAGGACAGGATCGGCAGGTACACGATGAGGATGATCACCTGCCCGAACATGGCGGAGTTCATCATGCGGCTCGCGGATCCGCGCACCACTTCATCCATGCGCTCCTGGTCCAGCCGGCCGGTCCCCAGCCCATGACCGTGGCCATGGAGCCGATGCAGAACGGCCTCGACGATGATCACCGCGCCGTCCACGATCAAGCCGAAGTCCAATGCTCCAAGGCTCATCAAGTTGCCGCTCACGCCGAACAGGTTCATCATGATCACCGCGAAGAGCATGGCCAGCGGGATCACGGAGGCCACCACCAGTCCGGCACGCAGGTTGGCGAGGAAGAACACGAGGATCAACACCACGATCAGCGCGCCTTCCAGCAGGTTCGTCTCCACCGTGTGGATGGCGTTGTTCACCATCTTGGTGCGGTCCAGGAAAGGCTCGATGGTGACGCCTTCAGGCAGTGTCTTTTTTATCTGTGCGATGCGCTCCTTCACATGCTTGATCACCTCGCTGGAGTTCGCGCCCTTCAGCATCATCACCACCGCACCGGCCGCTTCGCCTTCATCGTTGTAGGTCATGGCACCGTAGCGGGTCGCAGTGCCGAGGCGCACTTCTGCCACATCATGCAACAGCACGGGCGTGTGGTCCGGCAGCACCTTCACCTGGATGGTGCGGATGGCCTCCATGTCGGCGATAAGGCCCTCGGTGCGGATGAAGAGCATGGCCGGGCCCTTCTCGATGTAGGCCCCGCCGGTGTTGGCGTTGTTCCGGGCCACGGCGGTGAACACATCGGCGATGGTGATGCCCATTGCACCCAGGCGCTCCGGGTCCACGGCGATCTCGTACTGCTTCAGCTTTCCGCCGAAGCTGCTCACGTCGGCCACGCCCTCGGTGCCGATGAGCTGGCGCCGCACGATCCAGTCCTGGATGGTGCGCAGCTCCGAAGCGTCGTACTTGCCCTCATAACCGGGCTTGGGCTTCACCACGTACTGGAAGATCTCGCCGAGGCCGCTGGAAACAGGACCCAGTTCCGGTTTGCCAAGGCTCTCCGGGATGGTGATCTGCGCCAGACGCTCGGTGACCTGTTGGCGAGCCCAGTACACATCGGTGGCGTCATCGAACACGATGGTGACGAGCGAGAGCCCGAAGCGGCTGAAGCTGCGCTGCTCGATGATCCCCGGTACGTTGCGCGTGGCCTGCTCAATGGGGAAGGTGATCAGGCGTTCGATGTCGCCGGCCCCCAGCGCAGGGCTAACAGTGATCACCTGCACCTGGTTGTTGGTGATGTCGGGCACGGCGTCGATGGGCAGTTGGGTGACGTTGTAGGCACCGTAGCCGATGAGGCCGAGCACGAGAAGCCCCACGATGAGCTTCTGCTTGATGGAGAATGCGATGATGCGGTCCAGCATGGATGAGTTCCTTTACGGTTGAATGCACCACGAACCACGCGTGATGGCCCAGCGGTTCGACCGGAGCAGAATGCAGTGCTGTGACCGGCCTGGGATCAGGCCTGGGCTCGGGGCGGGCGCAGGAGCTCCGGATGGTGTCCAGCGAGCACATCCTGGTCGTAGGGCAGCGCTATGGGCGAAAGAGCGGAAAGCGCGGGGAAACTCACTTGGCGCAGGGGTTCGTTGGCGAACACGTTGGACGATGCATGATCCATTCCAGCCCCGTGATGGCGGTGAAAGGGGAGATTCTCGTGGCCGCTGTGATCCTGTGCATGGTGCTCTTCGTCCGTGTAGTGCAGCGCGATGAACGAGGCGAGGTCGAGATCCTCGGAAGCGGCCTTATGTTCAATGTAGTGCACGAGGAGGAGGGGCATCCTCATCAGGTCCGGGCTGACCAAGAACCCTTGCACCCAAAGGACGGGCAATAGGAACCAGATGCGGGGCTTCACCGCGCAAAAGTAGCTGGCACCAGCGCTGCTTGTGTGATGAAGGTCATATCCGCTATGGGTGCGTGTCAAGCACTGAGCGCGCAGTGCGCTTGCCGTCACGCATCTTCAACCGGATGGGGGAGGAGAAGCGGGCTCGGTGATCTCTGTGGCGTGCTTCCACCTCTTGGGCAGCTTGCTCAGCACCAACGCACTGATCCAGGACGGCATGAGCGGCACTTCGCGCATGGTGATCTTCGGGATCTGTTTGGTCGCCTGGATCGCGATGGTGAGCAAGTGGCCGGGGCGTGTTCGTGCAGCTGTGGCTGAGACGTGAGGGCTCGTTGACCCGGTATGCAATTCATCCTGCCAGGCCAGCTGGGCACGTATCGATCCTGCGGCTCAACGGATCACCCCCGACCCGGAAAAGCCTTGCGCACCGCGTCCTGCCGTGAATGCACCTGCAGCTTCTCGTAGATGCCGCGCACATGGGTGCGTACCGTGTTGAGGCCCATCCCGTGCTTCGCTGCGATCTCCTTGTACATCAGTCCTGCCGCCAATCCGTCCAGCACCTCCTGTTCACGATCCGTGAGCTGTTCCTGGCGGATAGAGGGTGCAACTGCCGCGTGCATGGAGGCCACCACCATGCGGGCGATCGCCGGGGTCATGGGTGAACCGCCGCTGTTGATGTCGCATACGGCATTCGCAAGCTCAACCCCCGGAACGCTCTTGACCAGATAGCCCGTGGCACCTGCGCAAAGGGCCTGGAAGATGTAGGTGGGATTCTCGAACACCGTGCTCATCAGAAATTGCATTCCGGGTTTCATGGGCTTGGCCTGACCGACGCAATCAACGCCACTGGTCCCTGGCATGTTGATGTCCATGATCACCACATCAGCTTCCAACGCAGGAAGCGCCTGCAGGAAGGCATCGCCATTGCGGTAGGAGGCGACCACCTCGATGCGTGGATCGGCGCTGAGCGACGCGGAGATGATCGCGCGCAACGTGTTGTCGTCCTCAACAATGATCGTCCGTACGGGGTTGCCCATGATCGCGGACACCAAGGTACTTCGACGAAGCCACAGGGTCAGAGCTTCCCTGAGGCACAGACACGTGTACCCTGTCCTGGAGCCGCATTCACCTCCAACATTCCGGAAAGTGAAGCGATGCGCTCGCGCATGTTCGGCAGGCCTCGGCCTTCCATCGCGTCCGGGTCGAAACCCGAACCGTCATCCCGGACCTCCACGTGGAAGCGTTCCAAGCCCAGCTCCAACGCGATCTGAACGTACTGTGCCTTGGCATGCTTTAGTGCATTGTGCGCCGCCTCCCGGACCACGAGGTAGATGGCACGACGCGTATCCGGAGAGAGCAGGGCATCGGGTCCGCTGGTCCGCAGATCCAGATGAAGTTGGGTCGTGGTTCCCGCGAACATCCGAGTGAGCTGATCGCGAACATGGTCCAGCAGTCCTTGCGCGGAATCGGCCCCTGGATCCACGGCCCACACCACATCGTTCAGGCCTTCCTTAAGCGACCGCGCCTCCATGCTCAACGCCTCAAGGGACACCTCGTTGGGCAGCGCATTCTCCGGGCTGCCACGAAGCAGATCGCCCATCAACGCCAGTTTCGTAAGGTTCCCGCCAAGCTCATCGTGGATGTCGCGCGCGATCCTCGTGCGCACGGCCGCCGCCTCACGTTCACGCTCCGTACGGACCAGTTGTTCCTGGGTGGCCACCAATTGTTGATTGGTCCGCCCCAGTTCAGCTGCGTAACGCTTGCCTCGTCGCACCGCGACGAACAAGAGCACACCGGCGATCAGCAGGACCACGCAGGCGATCGATGCGATGACCAATACCCGACGCTGTGCAGCAAGCGCAGCGGCGGAGGCTTGCTGTTCTGCCTTCACGGTGATGCGCTCCTGGAATGCAGCCGTGCGACGGGCCTCGTCGATGCCCAAGTGAAGCTTGACCTCGGCCAGCGCCGTATCGGCGGCCATGCGGCTTGCGCGCAGATCGCCCAGCTTGTGATACACGGTGGACATTAGCTGTGCGATGGCATACCGACCCGCATGCAGTCCGTGGGCGACCGCAAAGCTGTCCGCTCGTTGCAGGTAGGGTAACGCGTCCTCCGGCCGTTCGAGCGCCATGAGATACCGCGC
Coding sequences within it:
- a CDS encoding CusA/CzcA family heavy metal efflux RND transporter, whose product is MLDRIIAFSIKQKLIVGLLVLGLIGYGAYNVTQLPIDAVPDITNNQVQVITVSPALGAGDIERLITFPIEQATRNVPGIIEQRSFSRFGLSLVTIVFDDATDVYWARQQVTERLAQITIPESLGKPELGPVSSGLGEIFQYVVKPKPGYEGKYDASELRTIQDWIVRRQLIGTEGVADVSSFGGKLKQYEIAVDPERLGAMGITIADVFTAVARNNANTGGAYIEKGPAMLFIRTEGLIADMEAIRTIQVKVLPDHTPVLLHDVAEVRLGTATRYGAMTYNDEGEAAGAVVMMLKGANSSEVIKHVKERIAQIKKTLPEGVTIEPFLDRTKMVNNAIHTVETNLLEGALIVVLILVFFLANLRAGLVVASVIPLAMLFAVIMMNLFGVSGNLMSLGALDFGLIVDGAVIIVEAVLHRLHGHGHGLGTGRLDQERMDEVVRGSASRMMNSAMFGQVIILIVYLPILSLSGIEGKMFKPMAQTVAFAVLGAAILSLTYVPMMSAMFLSKKLNPPATWTDRMMERLGNSYRTWLNKAILKPMLVVVAAVVLLVVASGIMAAMGGEFIPELEEGDFAIDTRLLTGSSLTNTVETCQKAAAMLKDQYPEVEKVVAKIGSGEIPTDPMPIEAADMMVILKPKKDWTSAKTFDELAEKMGSTLSVLPGVTFGFQYPVQMRFNELMTGARQDVVCKIYGEDLDTLAAYAHELGELVSSVEGAKDLYVETVGGLPQIVVTHHRAALARYGLDVEAVNDVVRTAFAGSVAGQVFEGERRFDLVVRARSQSRSDLSDVQRLLVPTPMGKPVPLSILADVRIEDGPNQVQREDAKRRITVGFNVRGRDVQSIVEELQGKVDAQLDLPVGYYTTYGGAFENLVEAKKRLVVVVPLALLLILLLLYFAFGSLKLSLLVFSAVPLSAIGGVFALAGRGMPFSISAGVGFIALFGVAVLNGIVLISEFEHLMKEGILDIKELIRTGTANRLRPVLMTASVASLGFLPMALSNGAGAEVQRPLATVVIGGLITATLLTLFVLPSLYMLAFRKPKNGRSKGPKPAVAMILLVLLGAPLAAQTQSTVLPITLEQAVDSAMRNNLYLKGAALRSEAEEALIGSGWDLPQTNVDFEYGQVNTNANDDRISLSQSLSFPTVYAQRRKMLKHNAAGVRWEQALRQREVRVQVHQTYHDVLILGEQVRLLEEADSIYTLAVAGEEQRFDLGSSNVLQRATARTQAMLMRARVQQVSADLEQARTRLAQLLNLSSSPEATKFVLEPQPVPLKQTVTVIPGETAVQSHPVVRAANEQVAAADARWHMERSTMLPNLTLGVSSMTLYQSPSVPDGSVIYGRDDRFTMVRAGIGVPLFFGAQSARNKAARIDTERATNETAALTQEIRTQLQQAQQRYSAQLARVEAFEQGATQEAVQLRRSAEEAYLNGQIDRLEWSLLTGQSITLSMEYLEALRALGRASIELNAFNEQ
- a CDS encoding response regulator transcription factor, which translates into the protein MGNPVRTIIVEDDNTLRAIISASLSADPRIEVVASYRNGDAFLQALPALEADVVIMDINMPGTSGVDCVGQAKPMKPGMQFLMSTVFENPTYIFQALCAGATGYLVKSVPGVELANAVCDINSGGSPMTPAIARMVVASMHAAVAPSIRQEQLTDREQEVLDGLAAGLMYKEIAAKHGMGLNTVRTHVRGIYEKLQVHSRQDAVRKAFPGRG
- a CDS encoding ATP-binding protein; this encodes MIRAVRMLFLLGSLLFGLEAFAQRTNTDSLLRVVDAWEHQHAPGDTTGLVQMNRLAVIFSMRLQIDQQVDVLRRAVDVAEADLAKLPPGKARDRVSKHLIDSYGLLGDALTYQGDLEAAMHNSERMYSAALEIGDSVQAAGACQHLSLQCAMIEDNQRALEWSRRCLALTPKSSTVPLAQAYSELAQQLYRADAPDSALLLWRKAIALHVEDRAPITAFDAHDGCFRIHLEAGDLDSAAFHLRLAREAFGAEPSGINTSRMQLMEARYLMALERPEDALPYLQRADSFAVAHGLHAGRYAIAQLMSTVYHKLGDLRASRMAADTALAEVKLHLGIDEARRTAAFQERITVKAEQQASAAALAAQRRVLVIASIACVVLLIAGVLLFVAVRRGKRYAAELGRTNQQLVATQEQLVRTEREREAAAVRTRIARDIHDELGGNLTKLALMGDLLRGSPENALPNEVSLEALSMEARSLKEGLNDVVWAVDPGADSAQGLLDHVRDQLTRMFAGTTTQLHLDLRTSGPDALLSPDTRRAIYLVVREAAHNALKHAKAQYVQIALELGLERFHVEVRDDGSGFDPDAMEGRGLPNMRERIASLSGMLEVNAAPGQGTRVCASGKL